Proteins from a genomic interval of Pelagibaculum spongiae:
- a CDS encoding cold-shock protein, protein MSKGTVKWFNADKGFGFITPEDGSKDLFVHHSEIQAGGGYATLNDGQQVEFEVGQGQKGPCANKVVPL, encoded by the coding sequence ATGAGCAAAGGAACAGTTAAGTGGTTCAACGCCGACAAGGGTTTTGGATTCATTACTCCTGAAGATGGAAGCAAAGATTTATTTGTTCACCATTCAGAAATTCAAGCTGGCGGCGGATATGCTACTTTGAATGACGGCCAACAGGTTGAGTTTGAAGTTGGTCAAGGCCAGAAAGGCCCATGTGCAAATAAAGTAGTTCCTCTTTAG
- a CDS encoding AAA family ATPase, protein MNKILIFGNSGSGKSWLSGELSKRTKSLEVNLDSIFWLPGGYFQKRSQEAIDQRINEIKSNDNWVVEGVFGSLIEKFIPAASEIIFLDLPWDECKGNLINRGSESSKQLNQDLAERNFNKLVTWASEYKNRSSKASYSFHNQLFQSFQRKKHRLKNREEINLYLSQASSQTCTYT, encoded by the coding sequence ATGAATAAAATCCTTATTTTTGGAAATTCCGGCTCAGGAAAAAGCTGGCTATCTGGCGAACTATCGAAGAGAACTAAATCATTAGAGGTGAATCTTGATAGTATTTTTTGGCTTCCTGGAGGCTATTTTCAAAAAAGATCACAGGAAGCCATCGACCAAAGAATAAATGAAATAAAGTCTAACGATAATTGGGTAGTCGAGGGTGTATTTGGCAGCCTGATTGAAAAATTCATCCCAGCAGCCAGCGAAATCATATTTTTAGATCTGCCTTGGGACGAATGTAAGGGAAACCTAATTAATAGGGGTTCAGAAAGCTCAAAACAACTTAATCAAGATCTAGCAGAGAGAAATTTCAACAAGTTAGTTACATGGGCATCCGAATATAAAAACAGAAGCTCAAAAGCTTCATATTCATTTCACAACCAGCTCTTTCAATCTTTCCAAAGAAAAAAGCACAGACTCAAAAATAGAGAGGAAATTAATTTATATCTCTCACAGGCAAGCTCACAAACATGCACATATACATAG
- a CDS encoding DUF2489 domain-containing protein, giving the protein MNGFWLLTALIIICPLAIYAGFLLQKLRAQQHKKLELEKQAQAGIAKRTKKIRDSVETIARMMVEQDLNISEGSIRIGKMLEGWPGKSYDFEGDYTQLFTLFRKANEFAILDERKELAKQDLMRQDYQRELLEAEYKEKVLEDAKRLLGHSWT; this is encoded by the coding sequence ATGAATGGATTTTGGCTGCTGACGGCATTGATAATTATCTGCCCGTTGGCAATTTATGCAGGCTTTCTGCTGCAGAAGTTACGGGCACAACAGCACAAGAAGTTGGAGCTGGAAAAGCAGGCGCAAGCCGGTATTGCGAAACGCACTAAGAAAATTCGCGATTCAGTTGAAACCATCGCCCGCATGATGGTCGAGCAAGACCTTAATATTTCCGAAGGTTCTATCCGCATTGGTAAAATGCTCGAAGGCTGGCCAGGCAAAAGCTACGACTTTGAAGGCGATTACACGCAGTTATTTACCTTGTTCCGTAAAGCGAATGAATTCGCCATTCTTGATGAACGAAAAGAGCTGGCTAAACAAGATTTAATGCGCCAGGACTATCAACGAGAACTGCTGGAAGCTGAATATAAAGAAAAAGTGTTGGAAGACGCCAAGCGGCTTTTGGGGCATTCGTGGACATAA